In Lolium rigidum isolate FL_2022 chromosome 7, APGP_CSIRO_Lrig_0.1, whole genome shotgun sequence, the DNA window CCCACCGGTCCTCTCCCTTTCTGGCCTTCTGGGGAAATCAGACTGCCGAAGTGTGGAGTGACGGCACCGAGCTTGGGCTAGGTCTTCCGCCGCAGGTCACTCCTCTTCGATCTCCACCGCGACGAACCACTTGCAGCAGCAAGCACCTCGCCCGGAAGCCCCCCATCTCTGGTAAGCGCGAGAACCGCTCCTCATTTCCCCTTGTAGATCCTCCATTCGTTTCAGTACTTACGACTTCCTCGAGTAGTACATCCCTTATGTTTTGATAGTGCGTATCATGTCCCCGTTCTTCAGTTTAGTTCGTGTCTTCACCCTGCTGATCTGTTGCTGGATGTACATTTTCTTCTTATGGTGTGTGAAGGTGGTGTTTTTAATTGCATCGGGTAGTTTGCAGGATTCGCCCCCACTGAATCGATGGATGCCTCCAGGAAAAAGGGCCGTACAGGTCGCACCTCTGCCGAGGACCGGCTGAGCGCCCTGCCGGATGCCCTCATCCACACCATCATGTCGTTCCTCAAGGCACACCAGGTGGTTCAGACGTGCGTGCTGGCCAAGAGGTGGAGGCACCTTTGGCGTTCCGTGCCGAATCTTGATATCGACCTGCCAGAGTTTAACAGCAAAATCAAGGAGCATGaccagaccgctatccaagcgagGTATGCGAAGTTTGTGGATTTCGCAGATTATCTGTTGTTCCATCGCCATCAAGATGGTACATTCCTGGATACATTTGGGCTGCATTTAAGTGGTGAATATGCAAGCACATCAGCAAGGATTACGGATGCTGGTAGATGGGTTCGCCGTGCTCTCAAGTGCTCCCCTACAGTGTTTCACTTTCAGCATAATGGGTATTACAGGACTGAAATACCTTTGGAATTATGGTCTGGACCTCCTAGTTCTTGCCGCCTCACAGAGTTACACCTACTCGGTCTGTCATTGAATTGCAGCTTCGCAGAGCAGATCAGTTCTGTCTGTCATGTTCTGGTTGAGCTGGACATAAAGAAGTGTTGGATTAGTTTTCAGAAAATTACATCCCCCTCACTGAAGAACCTGATTATTGATTGTTGTGATGCTCCTTATAGGACCGAGCCTAATAACCAGCTGATTATAACAGCTCCACATCTTGCATCTCTGCATCTGAACCTACGGGATTCTTATGGCGGATTTGTAGTACTATTATTAAATGAAATGTTATCCCTTGTGAACGCATCCATTCGTCTGCCTGGTGATGTTGAAAACGGCAATCAATGCGACCTTCTGAGTAGTCTATCTAATGTGACAAGTTTGAAGCTATTGGGTTTCCATAAACGGGTATGCCTTTATATCTGATAGATAGATATGTTTATCTTGCTCCCGCAAAAATAGAAATGTGTTTCTCTTGTTATAATCAGCTAATAGTAGTCGAACTTCAGAATGCAATTTTTATTTGCAACTGATCTCTAGTTTGTTGCTTACTTTATTGTATCCTTACTTTTTGCTCTTCACTAGCAGTCCTATGCAATGTAACTCCCCTTGATAGGGTTTGATGTTGGTAACTTGGTATCTATGGTGGCTTACTTGTACACTCTGATTCAAATACTTCCCTTTCTCCAATGAGCCATGTGAGATGTGACTCCTTACTCTCACCCATGGTGGATAATGCTCTTCTTATAAATTTCGTAGTGACTCCATGGTTCCTCTTGATTCGCTCAGACCACGTGTGATCAAGTAGGATGTGAGGGCTGATGTATAGAGCTGCACTGTTTTGTTTAAGTTTACTTTCCACTTGTTCTGTATGATTAAATTGGTGTGCATTATTCAGGATTGATTTTCCATTTTCAGCTACTGCCAGATGAGGAACCTGTTAAATTTCCTACGTTCGAAAACTTGACAACCCTAATGCTGGATGATTGTGAACTGGGTGACAAATTCCAGCTTCTGCGGCACTTTCTGCAGAATTCGCCTAATCTGGAGAGGCTCACAGTGAAGTGTTGTCAGGTAATTTTCCTTCATTACCGCAGTTCTTTCTTGTGAGCTTGTAACTTACAGGAATACGTTGTGCTACTGCCGAAAGTTCTCCAAAGGTTCGAAGAAAGGGAAAGGAAAGGCTAGGTCGAagacatcgtcccagtgtcaggATGCGGTGCATTTCAGTTGCTGGAAGCTGAAGTATACTGAAATCATATATAAGGGCAGCGACAATATTGGGTCACTGGTCAATGTTCTTCTTGAAGTTTCAGACCGTCTACCGAAGAATACTATAACTCTTACCAAAGTAGAAGCTGCCGTGTAAAGTCCTGATTCTGAATAGCCTACTTGTGTTCTGCGCCGATGCTTTTGTACTCAACCTGCTTGCCACGCACCGTGTTTGGGTGTAGTATTTCAAGATGTACTGATGACTGCTATTAAGGAAAGGGCTAAACTCGGACTAGTTTTCCTTGTTGACTTCAGAGGGCGCAGTGTGCCTGTCCCTCCACATTACTGTCAGGCTTTGCATTTCATGTTACGTTATGCTTTGTCTTTTGGAAATATACTACCAGCGGATCGGTGCATCAGTTCAAATTCAATAGCCTCATTCAAGTGAAGCTAACGAAGTTGTTTCTTCTTTTTACTTCCACGGGTACCTATGAAGCAATTGTGGCGAGTATGAAACCCCCCTTGTCGCACtctttgaattttgaatttttcgGGATGATGGTATTTTTGTACctgtgaacattttttaaaatacaACATAAATAGAAACAGTAAAAAAGACgagaaagaaacaaaaaaatcaaaaaatatggAAATATTTGTTCTCTTAGAAGAAACGAAACTGAAAAGAAGTGCATCAGAAACCCAGCgacaaaatatataaaaaaaggaaatagaaaaTCGTAAACAGAAGAAAAAACCGGTCTTGTGCGAAAAACAGGGTACACCGTGGGGCTAACTGGGCCTGGCCTATTGCCGGATGGCGACGCCCTTGCTGAGTTGCTGTGCGGAAGCAAGCGGGAAATAGGGTTTACCCATTTTTTCCTCGCCGTCTCGGGAAATCAGACTGGAGCAGCGCCGAGCTTGGGCTAGGGTCTCGGCCGCCGGCCATCCCTTCTCCGCGAGGAACCATTTGCTGCAGCAAGCACCTCGCCGAGAGGCCCACATCTCTGGTTAGCGCCAGCACCGCTCCTCGTTTCCCCTTGTAGATCCTCCAGTCGTTTGATTGCATCGGGTCGGTGTTCTTACGACCTCTTCAAATCATTCCTTGATGCTTTGATACTGCGTATTATGTCCCCGTTCTTCAAATTAGTTGGTATTTTTGGCTACGTTGGTCTGTTGCTGGATGTAGATttccttcttgctttatgcaaagGTTGCGTTTTTAATTGCAACCGGTGGTCTGCAGGATTTTCCATTTCTGCATCCATGGATGCCTCCAGGAAAAAGGCCCGCACAGGCAGCACCTCCGCCGAGGACCGGCTGAGCGCCCTGCCGGATGCGCTCGTCCACACCATCATGTCGTTCCTCAAGGCCCACCAGGTAGTCCAGACGAGCGTGCTGGCCAAGAGGTGGAGGCACCTCTGGCGTTCCGTGCCCAATCTTGACATCGACCTGCCAGAGTTCAACAGAAAAATCATGGACTGGGACTTAGTCCGGCCGGGGTATGAAAAGTTTGCGGATTTCACAGATTACCTTCTGTTCCATCGCCATCAGGATGGTTCACTCTTGGATTCATTCCGGCTGCATCTAAGTTGTGCATATCAAGCGAGGCCTGCGGATGCTGGTAGGTGGGTTCGCCGTGGCCTCAAGTGCTCCCCTAGAGTGCTTCATGTTCAATATGACCATGGTCATGGAGCGGCTGAAGTACCATTGGTATTGGGGTATGGACCTTCTAGTTCTTGCCGCCTCACAAAGTTACACCTTCTCGGCCTGTCACTGGACTTCAGTTTCGCAGAGCAGGTCCTTTATGTGTGTCATGTTCTGGTTGAGCTGGAAATGAGAAAGTGTTCGATTTATTTTCAGAAAATTACATCCCCCTCTCTGAAGAACCTGACAATGGATGGGTCTCATGCTGGTTATGTTGGTTTTGGAGATCCTCTTAATCAGCTGATTATAACAGCTCCTCATCTTGTTTATCTGCATCTAAACCTTGAGACTCTTGACCACATCTTAGTGTTAGTAAATGAAATGTCATCCCTTGTGAAAGCGTCCATGCGTGTCCAGATTTCACATCCTCAAGAAGTTTCCCGCCAATTTGAGCTTCTTAGAGGTCTATTCAATGTGACAAGCCTGGAGCTGTTGGGTTTCAGTATGATGGTATGTCTCTATGCATTCTCTTCTGATAATCACGAAACTTTATCTTGATAACAACTAATCTTACAtcaaattatgatttttttcttagTTCTTGCATCTCAATTGTAAATGATCTACGGTTAGGTCCTTACTTGATTTATCCCTATATCATTTATTCCTTACTAGCGATG includes these proteins:
- the LOC124678748 gene encoding MEIOTIC F-BOX protein MOF-like, with protein sequence MDASRKKARTGSTSAEDRLSALPDALVHTIMSFLKAHQVVQTSVLAKRWRHLWRSVPNLDIDLPEFNRKIMDWDLVRPGYEKFADFTDYLLFHRHQDGSLLDSFRLHLSCAYQARPADAGRWVRRGLKCSPRVLHVQYDHGHGAAEVPLVLGYGPSSSCRLTKLHLLGLSLDFSFAEQVLYVCHVLVELEMRKCSIYFQKITSPSLKNLTMDGSHAGYVGFGDPLNQLIITAPHLVYLHLNLETLDHILVLVNEMSSLVKASMRVQISHPQEVSRQFELLRGLFNVTSLELLGFSMMVPDKKPIKTFKNLTTLLLDECDLGDKFQLLRHLLQNSPNLVRLVVKFCQFAEGSKRWKGKARFKKKSSQRQDVVDFSCSKLRYTDIVYKSGDNVRQLVNILLDISDHLPENVITLTKVDTTVYPSEDSESE